The Streptomyces sp. NL15-2K genome contains a region encoding:
- a CDS encoding Dabb family protein, whose translation MIRHTLSFRFADEVDQATRESVLAELRTFPDRYPAMRGFVLGENVSTRDRTFTHTMAVDFDSQDDLLAYLNSESHENFVHTRWRPVIGRQAITSFEYAERPSLAAGRTSPVSTRPHGPYGMEYARIEVPDMQATIDFLEYHVGLQLEQRTDEYAYLRADIEHHAIELIHAPERTDGWTTAVGYSVEGEEVLEQLHKSVLDAGLEVLPLQERQQALCENGFAVKDPNGLIVELFTEFQEYAEPPHIEIRPLNLVHPFIATTKYQETQDFYRHVLRFIPSDYVVGSTTFFRGEDRHHHSLAVQNNKEHFVAHLCFAMKSLDHVMRMRARALYKGAPIASDIVNHSASTSIAFYLHDTRFGPRFELCDRHRVFTPEEHETHRARRMPADPRNIDVWRPASDDWGRF comes from the coding sequence ATGATCCGACACACCCTGTCCTTCCGCTTCGCCGACGAAGTCGACCAGGCCACGCGCGAGTCAGTGCTGGCCGAGCTGCGCACCTTCCCGGACCGGTACCCGGCCATGCGCGGCTTCGTCCTCGGCGAGAACGTCAGCACCCGCGACCGGACCTTCACCCACACCATGGCCGTCGACTTCGACAGCCAGGACGACCTGCTCGCCTACCTCAACAGCGAGTCCCACGAGAACTTCGTGCACACGCGCTGGCGACCGGTCATCGGCCGGCAGGCCATCACCTCGTTCGAGTACGCCGAGCGTCCGTCGCTCGCTGCAGGAAGGACATCCCCAGTGAGCACCCGCCCGCACGGCCCGTACGGCATGGAGTACGCCCGGATCGAGGTTCCGGACATGCAGGCCACGATCGACTTCCTCGAATACCACGTCGGGCTGCAGCTGGAGCAGCGTACGGACGAGTACGCCTACCTGCGCGCCGACATCGAGCACCACGCGATCGAGCTGATCCACGCGCCCGAGCGCACCGACGGGTGGACGACCGCGGTCGGCTACAGCGTGGAGGGCGAGGAGGTCCTCGAACAGCTCCACAAGAGCGTCCTCGACGCCGGCCTGGAGGTCCTTCCGCTTCAGGAGCGGCAGCAGGCGCTGTGTGAGAACGGCTTCGCGGTGAAGGACCCCAACGGCCTCATCGTCGAGCTGTTCACCGAGTTCCAGGAGTACGCCGAGCCGCCGCACATCGAGATCCGGCCGCTCAACCTGGTGCACCCCTTCATCGCCACCACGAAGTACCAGGAGACACAGGACTTCTACCGACACGTCCTGCGATTCATACCCTCGGACTACGTCGTCGGCTCGACCACGTTCTTCCGCGGCGAGGACCGCCACCATCACAGCCTCGCGGTGCAGAACAACAAGGAGCACTTCGTCGCGCACCTGTGCTTCGCGATGAAGAGCCTCGACCACGTCATGCGGATGCGCGCCCGCGCTCTGTACAAGGGCGCGCCGATCGCCTCCGACATCGTCAACCACTCGGCGTCGACGTCGATCGCGTTCTACCTGCACGACACGCGCTTCGGCCCGCGGTTCGAACTGTGCGACCGGCACCGGGTGTTCACACCCGAGGAGCACGAGACGCACCGGGCCCGCAGGATGCCGGCCGACCCGCGCAACATCGACGTGTGGCGTCCGGCGTCCGACGACTGGGGACGTTTTTGA
- a CDS encoding aromatic-ring-hydroxylating dioxygenase subunit beta, with the protein MTAITNTHTVQCQGRTITRPEVEDFLYGEADILDHWDYDGWLALFEPGARYEIPTTDYRPGWSPHETGSFVDDDWDLILARVKRLKSRKAHAENPHSRTHRLVSNVRLSEHTEDSFRVSASFVVHRARDGHFDAYVGWYEHVLVPTEDGLRFRLRRSILGHESLAAGARLSFIL; encoded by the coding sequence ATGACCGCGATCACCAACACCCACACCGTCCAGTGCCAGGGACGCACCATCACCCGCCCGGAGGTGGAGGACTTCCTCTACGGCGAGGCGGACATCCTCGACCACTGGGACTACGACGGCTGGCTGGCCCTCTTCGAGCCCGGCGCCCGCTACGAGATCCCGACCACCGACTACCGCCCCGGCTGGTCACCCCACGAGACCGGATCCTTCGTCGACGACGACTGGGACCTGATCCTTGCCCGGGTCAAGCGCCTGAAGTCCCGCAAGGCCCACGCCGAGAACCCGCACTCGCGCACCCACCGGCTGGTGTCCAATGTGCGGCTGTCCGAGCACACGGAGGATTCCTTCCGGGTGTCGGCGTCCTTCGTGGTGCACCGCGCCCGCGACGGACACTTCGACGCCTACGTCGGCTGGTACGAGCATGTGCTGGTGCCGACCGAGGACGGACTCCGCTTCCGGTTGCGGCGCTCGATCCTCGGCCACGAGTCGCTGGCGGCAGGCGCCCGGCTCAGCTTCATCCTCTGA
- a CDS encoding aromatic ring-hydroxylating dioxygenase subunit alpha: MIVEDWDQLTFRVNREAYRSAEIFTRERGWVWTHTWLYLGHETEIPNPNDFKVRTLGGRPLIFCRDTAGEVHAFLNSCPHRGTVLCRESEGSTRLFQCFYHAWTFRNNGDLAAIPDADAYESTDEFKASMGLRGVPRLEIHEGYVFVAFDPDVPPLLEHLGDAADYMTMIEQQHVGGMTTLPGTQQYSVRGNWKLAVENAMDGYHFAPTHNTFVGYLRESGFAVTDDNQYAYNLGNGHGLLVLTGHGGRISMIWEPRFGEDERVRTEQHRAEMAERLGEKRAHYVADESHILFVFPNLLLFDIEGLSIRQLEPVAPDQTDVRAWQLVPRNEDPAARALRMKTVVSFVGPGGLATPDDIEAYEAVQRGIQATADTAVPELDYSDMSRGMADEVKGVQGRSTDEGAMRGFWRHWIEAVGLDDGLAVHGDRPASFLEGRDVR, from the coding sequence ATGATCGTCGAGGACTGGGACCAGCTCACCTTCCGGGTCAACCGCGAGGCCTACCGCAGCGCGGAGATCTTCACCCGGGAACGCGGCTGGGTATGGACGCACACCTGGCTCTACCTCGGCCACGAGACCGAGATCCCCAACCCCAACGACTTCAAGGTCCGCACCCTCGGCGGCCGACCGCTGATCTTCTGCCGGGACACCGCCGGCGAAGTGCACGCCTTCCTGAACTCCTGTCCGCATCGCGGCACCGTGCTGTGCCGCGAGAGCGAGGGCTCGACGAGGCTCTTCCAGTGCTTCTACCACGCCTGGACGTTCCGCAACAACGGTGACCTCGCCGCGATCCCCGACGCCGACGCGTACGAGTCGACCGACGAGTTCAAGGCGTCCATGGGGCTGCGCGGTGTCCCGCGCCTGGAGATCCACGAGGGATACGTCTTCGTAGCCTTCGACCCTGACGTTCCACCGCTCCTCGAACACCTCGGCGACGCGGCCGACTACATGACGATGATCGAGCAGCAGCACGTCGGCGGCATGACCACGCTGCCCGGCACGCAGCAGTACAGCGTGCGGGGCAACTGGAAACTCGCCGTCGAGAACGCGATGGACGGCTACCACTTCGCGCCGACCCACAACACGTTCGTGGGCTATCTGCGCGAGAGCGGCTTCGCCGTCACCGACGACAACCAGTACGCGTACAACCTCGGCAACGGCCACGGGCTGCTGGTCCTGACCGGGCACGGCGGGCGGATCAGCATGATCTGGGAACCGCGCTTCGGCGAGGACGAGCGGGTCCGCACCGAGCAGCACCGGGCGGAGATGGCGGAGCGGCTGGGCGAGAAGCGAGCGCACTACGTGGCCGACGAGAGCCACATCCTCTTCGTGTTCCCGAACCTGCTGCTGTTCGACATCGAGGGACTGTCGATCCGGCAACTGGAACCGGTGGCGCCCGACCAGACCGACGTACGCGCCTGGCAGCTGGTCCCGCGGAACGAGGACCCGGCCGCGCGCGCCCTGCGCATGAAGACGGTCGTCAGCTTCGTCGGCCCGGGCGGCCTCGCCACGCCGGACGACATCGAGGCGTACGAGGCGGTCCAGCGCGGCATCCAGGCCACGGCGGACACCGCTGTGCCCGAACTCGACTACAGCGACATGTCGCGCGGCATGGCCGACGAGGTCAAGGGCGTACAGGGCAGGTCGACCGACGAAGGCGCGATGCGGGGCTTCTGGCGGCACTGGATCGAAGCCGTCGGTCTCGACGACGGCCTCGCCGTCCACGGCGACCGCCCGGCGTCCTTCCTCGAAGGCAGGGACGTGCGATGA
- the fdxA gene encoding ferredoxin translates to MPYVITEACLDVMDKSCMEECPADCIYEGDRMLYIQPDECVECGRCEPVCPQISIFHHEDLPAEAEQAQRINAEFFTLQIVGAEPLASPGGARKVGRVGRDHPEVGA, encoded by the coding sequence GTGCCGTACGTCATCACTGAGGCATGTCTCGACGTCATGGACAAGTCGTGCATGGAGGAGTGCCCGGCCGACTGCATCTACGAGGGCGACCGGATGCTCTACATCCAGCCCGACGAATGCGTCGAGTGCGGGCGCTGCGAACCCGTCTGCCCGCAGATATCGATCTTCCACCACGAGGACCTGCCGGCGGAGGCCGAGCAGGCCCAGCGCATCAACGCCGAGTTCTTCACCCTTCAAATCGTCGGCGCCGAACCGCTCGCGTCGCCCGGCGGAGCCCGCAAGGTCGGCCGGGTCGGCCGCGACCATCCCGAGGTGGGAGCGTGA
- a CDS encoding NAD(P)/FAD-dependent oxidoreductase, producing MSDFATATGPEVTVDLLVIGAGPTGLYGAYYAGFRGLSVAVADALPEVGGQIAALYPEKLVYDVAGFPAVRGQDLVDRLAEQAGRWNPTYLLGHGVTQLDDAGEGIVATTDAGARITAGAVLVCGGIGNFVPRELPVGSEYLGRGLRYFVPRLDELAGQDVVVVGGGDSALDWALSLEPIASSVTLVHRRTRFRAHERTVEQVHASSVRVLTPYEVEKISGDGSVDASVSEVVVAGSDGDRISLSAQSVVAALGFIADLGPIEQWGLELRRRRILVDRTMRTSRERVFAAGDIADHDGKVSLISIGFGEAALAVNHIASLLDPARSLTPGHSSDA from the coding sequence GTGAGCGACTTCGCCACCGCCACGGGCCCCGAGGTGACCGTCGACCTGCTCGTCATCGGCGCCGGCCCGACGGGGCTGTACGGCGCGTACTACGCCGGCTTCCGCGGCCTGAGCGTCGCGGTCGCCGACGCCCTGCCCGAGGTGGGCGGCCAGATCGCCGCGCTGTACCCCGAGAAACTCGTCTACGACGTGGCCGGCTTCCCAGCCGTCCGCGGCCAGGACCTGGTGGACCGGCTGGCCGAGCAGGCCGGGCGGTGGAACCCGACCTATCTGCTCGGGCACGGGGTCACCCAGCTCGACGACGCGGGCGAGGGCATCGTCGCCACCACCGACGCCGGCGCGCGGATCACCGCGGGGGCGGTGCTCGTCTGCGGCGGGATCGGCAACTTCGTCCCCCGCGAGCTTCCGGTGGGCTCCGAGTACCTGGGCCGAGGGCTGCGGTACTTCGTGCCGCGGCTGGACGAACTCGCCGGACAGGACGTCGTGGTGGTCGGCGGCGGGGACTCCGCGCTGGACTGGGCGCTGTCGCTGGAGCCGATCGCCTCGTCGGTGACGCTGGTGCACCGGCGTACGCGGTTCCGGGCCCACGAACGTACCGTCGAGCAGGTGCACGCGTCCTCCGTGCGGGTCCTGACGCCCTACGAGGTCGAGAAGATCTCCGGCGACGGGTCGGTCGACGCGTCGGTGTCGGAGGTCGTGGTCGCGGGCTCGGACGGGGACCGGATCAGCCTGTCCGCCCAGTCCGTCGTCGCCGCGCTCGGCTTCATCGCCGATCTCGGCCCGATCGAGCAGTGGGGACTGGAGCTGCGCCGCCGGCGCATCCTCGTCGACCGCACGATGCGCACGAGCCGGGAGCGCGTCTTCGCGGCCGGCGACATCGCCGACCACGACGGCAAGGTCAGCCTCATCTCGATCGGCTTCGGCGAGGCGGCCCTCGCCGTCAACCACATCGCTTCTCTGCTCGACCCGGCGCGCTCCCTGACGCCGGGGCACTCCTCCGATGCGTGA
- a CDS encoding IclR family transcriptional regulator, translated as MATKAQPGPGEQGAPDTTAPTIQTVQRAALILGSFTVGKPHMSLNEITARLGASKATAHRYTKALRAANLLRYDERTSLYSLGPQVLTLATAARAGLPIVAAAEPYMEELVRRIDETIVLSVWDGESPTVVRSVDNTAHMVRISVRVGSRLDLTSSAQGRIFLTFLPPDQVPALPRSVRKSSELTEELDAIRQHGLSVNSPAVNGVRTIAAPIFEGDKISGTLAVVGTTASVPDDVKSPMAQALLETARALSQRLGTSDSTPNGG; from the coding sequence ATGGCCACGAAGGCGCAGCCCGGCCCCGGCGAGCAGGGCGCTCCCGACACGACCGCGCCGACGATCCAGACGGTGCAGCGTGCGGCGCTGATCCTCGGCTCGTTCACGGTCGGCAAGCCGCACATGAGTCTCAACGAGATCACCGCGCGGCTCGGGGCCAGCAAGGCGACCGCGCACCGCTACACGAAGGCGCTGCGGGCGGCGAACCTGCTGCGCTACGACGAGCGCACCTCCCTGTACTCCCTCGGCCCCCAGGTGCTCACGCTCGCGACGGCAGCGCGGGCCGGCCTGCCGATCGTCGCCGCCGCCGAGCCGTACATGGAGGAGCTGGTCCGGCGCATCGACGAGACGATCGTGCTGTCGGTCTGGGACGGCGAGTCGCCGACCGTGGTGCGCTCGGTGGACAACACCGCCCACATGGTGCGCATCAGCGTCCGGGTCGGCTCGCGTCTGGACCTCACTTCCTCGGCGCAGGGACGGATCTTCCTCACGTTCCTGCCCCCGGACCAGGTACCGGCGCTGCCGCGCTCGGTCCGTAAGTCGTCCGAGCTCACCGAGGAGCTCGACGCCATCCGGCAGCACGGCCTGTCGGTCAACTCCCCCGCCGTCAACGGGGTCCGCACCATCGCGGCGCCGATCTTCGAGGGCGACAAGATCAGCGGAACGCTCGCTGTCGTCGGCACGACGGCGAGCGTCCCCGACGACGTCAAGTCGCCGATGGCCCAGGCACTGCTGGAGACCGCCCGCGCGCTGTCGCAGCGGCTGGGCACCTCGGACAGCACGCCCAACGGCGGTTGA
- a CDS encoding cupin domain-containing protein: MTTRNAALFSTVLNWDELPVTQVRPGVRRRVYATDEMMICHHELDVGMTLNPHRHEDFDQLVHIAEGRANYYVDGVAHDMRAGSFLLVPRGSEHYVEPTEAPCVNIDFFVPPRADLLP, encoded by the coding sequence GTGACCACACGCAACGCAGCGCTGTTCAGCACGGTCCTCAACTGGGACGAGCTGCCGGTGACCCAGGTGCGCCCGGGTGTCCGCCGTCGCGTGTACGCGACGGACGAGATGATGATCTGCCACCACGAGCTCGACGTCGGCATGACGCTCAACCCGCACCGGCACGAGGACTTCGACCAGCTGGTCCATATCGCCGAAGGGCGTGCGAACTACTACGTGGACGGGGTCGCGCATGACATGCGTGCGGGGTCGTTCCTGCTGGTTCCCCGCGGCAGCGAGCACTACGTGGAGCCGACGGAGGCTCCCTGCGTGAACATCGACTTCTTCGTCCCGCCGCGGGCCGACCTGCTTCCCTGA
- a CDS encoding aldolase/citrate lyase family protein, producing MTIGDVHLLRRRLRAALTAAEPAVGTFVKLASPDVVELAEAAGFAFVVVDLEHSALTEQNAVDLVRHAHACGLPALVRVPEVDAAAVNRLLEAGAAGIQLSMLTRVAQAEALMAATRFAPAGRRSVSLANRAARFGALPLAAFLRAERDDPPVLVGQIETVRTDPLPDLLAPLDVCFVGSTDLAVDLGLPADPAVLRAAVDRVREAARSAAVAFGGWVPARGAAADLGLSDADYLVVGSDLQMLAAALRTAAGEENQ from the coding sequence ATGACCATCGGCGACGTCCACCTCCTGCGGCGCCGGCTGCGCGCGGCCCTGACGGCGGCGGAACCCGCCGTCGGTACGTTCGTCAAGCTGGCGTCGCCCGACGTGGTGGAACTGGCCGAGGCGGCCGGGTTCGCGTTCGTGGTCGTCGACCTCGAACACTCCGCCCTCACCGAGCAGAACGCCGTCGACTTGGTGCGCCACGCCCACGCGTGCGGCCTGCCGGCTCTGGTCCGCGTGCCCGAGGTGGACGCCGCCGCCGTCAACCGGCTGCTGGAGGCCGGGGCGGCGGGGATCCAGCTGTCCATGCTCACCCGCGTCGCCCAGGCCGAGGCACTCATGGCGGCGACCCGGTTCGCACCCGCCGGCCGCCGCTCGGTCAGCCTCGCCAACCGGGCCGCCCGGTTCGGCGCACTCCCGCTCGCCGCCTTCCTGCGCGCCGAGCGGGACGACCCGCCGGTGCTGGTGGGCCAGATCGAGACCGTGCGCACCGATCCCCTGCCGGATCTGCTCGCCCCTCTCGACGTGTGCTTCGTCGGCAGCACCGACCTCGCGGTCGACCTGGGACTGCCGGCCGACCCGGCGGTGCTGCGCGCCGCGGTGGACCGGGTGCGCGAGGCCGCCCGCTCGGCGGCGGTGGCGTTCGGCGGCTGGGTGCCGGCCCGGGGCGCCGCGGCGGACCTGGGCCTCAGTGATGCCGATTACCTTGTGGTCGGCTCGGACCTGCAGATGTTGGCGGCCGCCCTGCGGACGGCCGCAGGAGAGGAAAACCAGTGA
- a CDS encoding amidohydrolase family protein, with amino-acid sequence MPISSPSSYDLVLAGGTVIDPASGTNARLDVAVTGDRIAAIGEGLAAGAARTIDVTGSTVLPGLVEGHTHIFQYVSAVGAPAEEAHLRRGVVAAADAGTAGASTFAAFRKLVVEANPLRIVNFLNVSVLGLIDFRFGELLNPDTLVPEDALATAEAHPDIVRGFKIRLSEDVVGENWESLLKKSVALAEQAGLPLMVHIGETEEPVPVVLDYLRPGDIVAHCYTGKPNGILDGDLVHPAVTAARERGVLFDSAHGKSNLSFEVARRAIADGFLPDVLSSDTSARNWRGPVFDLLTSISKLVALGAPLEECVRRATVAPAQLLGLDAEGYGRLTVGGRADVTVVDWTDEVTLPDAAGNTILAPRLEPTVVLHAGAEVDIVPWRGLPSA; translated from the coding sequence ATGCCCATCTCCTCCCCGTCGTCCTACGACCTCGTCCTGGCCGGCGGCACCGTCATCGATCCGGCGTCGGGCACCAACGCCCGGCTCGACGTGGCGGTCACCGGTGACCGCATCGCCGCGATCGGGGAAGGACTGGCGGCGGGCGCGGCCCGCACGATCGACGTCACCGGCTCCACCGTGCTGCCGGGCCTCGTCGAGGGCCACACCCACATCTTCCAGTACGTCTCCGCCGTCGGCGCCCCGGCCGAGGAGGCCCACCTGCGCCGCGGCGTCGTCGCCGCGGCGGACGCCGGCACGGCCGGCGCCTCGACGTTCGCCGCCTTCCGCAAGCTGGTGGTCGAGGCGAACCCGCTGCGCATCGTCAACTTCCTCAACGTCTCGGTGCTCGGCCTGATCGACTTCAGGTTCGGCGAGCTGCTCAACCCCGACACGCTGGTCCCGGAGGACGCGCTCGCGACCGCCGAGGCCCACCCCGACATCGTGCGCGGCTTCAAGATCCGCCTGTCCGAGGACGTGGTCGGCGAGAACTGGGAGTCGCTGCTGAAGAAGTCCGTGGCGCTGGCAGAACAGGCCGGACTGCCGCTGATGGTGCACATCGGCGAGACCGAGGAGCCGGTGCCCGTCGTCCTGGACTACCTGCGCCCCGGCGACATCGTGGCGCACTGCTACACCGGCAAGCCGAACGGCATCCTCGACGGCGACCTCGTACACCCCGCCGTCACGGCGGCCCGCGAGCGCGGCGTGCTGTTCGACTCCGCCCACGGCAAGAGCAACCTCAGCTTCGAGGTGGCGCGCCGGGCGATCGCCGACGGATTCCTGCCCGACGTCCTCAGCTCCGACACCAGCGCCCGCAACTGGCGCGGCCCGGTGTTCGACCTGCTCACCAGCATCTCCAAGCTGGTCGCGCTCGGCGCGCCGCTGGAGGAGTGCGTCCGGCGGGCCACCGTCGCTCCGGCACAGCTGCTCGGGCTCGACGCCGAGGGCTACGGGCGCCTGACGGTCGGCGGGCGGGCCGACGTCACGGTCGTCGACTGGACCGACGAGGTCACCCTGCCCGACGCCGCGGGCAACACCATCCTCGCGCCACGCCTGGAACCGACCGTCGTGCTGCACGCCGGCGCCGAGGTCGACATCGTGCCGTGGCGCGGTCTGCCGTCGGCATGA
- a CDS encoding fumarylacetoacetate hydrolase family protein yields the protein MRLVTTQVGLGRIEDGAIALLDTAFPHVGAVLEQEGSLRSLASCAVRRRIPLDQATLVAPLGRPRAVWGVGLNYESKAARAGRGVPEQPILYLAASSGVLAPGAQVVIPQAATEPDYEGEIAVVVGRRLYQASESEVWPAIAGITAANDMTARDVMRTTAVPALAKSYPGFTPLGASICTPDDLADRDAIRVRTRLNGELVQDDTSAGMIFPVTDLLSRLSRFTALEPGDVVLTGTPAGTGQDRACFLADGDEVRVEVDGVLPLVTRVVRPAHASAHDHRLTEPVS from the coding sequence ATGCGACTGGTGACAACGCAGGTCGGCCTCGGCCGGATCGAGGACGGGGCAATCGCCCTGTTGGACACGGCTTTTCCGCACGTCGGCGCGGTCCTCGAGCAGGAAGGCTCGCTGCGGAGCCTGGCGTCCTGCGCGGTGCGTCGGCGGATCCCGCTCGATCAGGCCACGCTCGTGGCGCCGCTGGGCCGCCCCCGCGCGGTATGGGGCGTCGGGCTCAACTACGAGTCGAAGGCGGCCCGGGCCGGCCGGGGAGTACCCGAGCAGCCGATCCTGTACCTGGCCGCGTCCTCCGGCGTCCTGGCACCCGGCGCGCAGGTGGTGATCCCGCAGGCCGCGACCGAACCCGACTACGAAGGGGAGATCGCGGTCGTCGTCGGGCGCCGGCTGTACCAGGCGTCCGAGTCGGAGGTCTGGCCCGCGATCGCCGGCATCACCGCGGCCAACGACATGACGGCACGCGACGTCATGCGCACCACCGCGGTGCCCGCCCTAGCCAAGAGCTACCCCGGGTTCACGCCGCTCGGCGCGTCGATCTGCACTCCCGACGACCTCGCCGACCGCGACGCGATCCGCGTACGGACCCGGCTCAACGGCGAACTCGTGCAGGACGACACCAGCGCCGGGATGATCTTCCCGGTCACCGACCTGCTCAGCCGGCTGTCGCGGTTCACCGCCCTCGAACCCGGCGACGTCGTCCTCACCGGAACCCCGGCCGGCACCGGCCAGGACCGCGCGTGCTTCCTCGCCGACGGCGACGAGGTACGGGTCGAGGTGGACGGCGTACTGCCCCTCGTCACCCGCGTCGTGCGTCCCGCTCACGCCTCGGCGCACGACCACCGGCTGACCGAACCGGTCAGCTGA
- a CDS encoding nuclear transport factor 2 family protein, with protein MGFVLKDTRAAVEAYLAALNAHDADAVAACVAEDFVNEHTSSAGISRKGRAEYRAALTGFLENFGDLHYAPERLLVDGDSAAVPYVMTFRMRSAGDRPVRVRGVFVFTVAGGLITHRTDYWDSGEVRRQLA; from the coding sequence GTGGGGTTCGTCCTGAAGGACACCCGCGCCGCCGTCGAGGCGTACCTCGCGGCGTTGAACGCGCACGACGCCGACGCCGTGGCCGCCTGCGTGGCCGAGGACTTCGTCAACGAGCACACGTCGTCGGCGGGCATCAGCCGCAAGGGCCGCGCCGAGTACCGCGCCGCGCTGACCGGGTTCCTCGAGAACTTCGGGGACCTGCACTACGCGCCCGAGCGCCTCCTCGTCGACGGCGACTCTGCCGCGGTGCCGTACGTCATGACGTTCCGGATGCGTTCGGCGGGCGACCGCCCCGTACGAGTTCGCGGGGTCTTCGTGTTCACCGTCGCCGGCGGCCTCATCACGCACCGCACGGACTACTGGGACAGCGGCGAGGTGCGGCGGCAGCTCGCCTGA
- a CDS encoding VOC family protein: protein MATGLTSARWTHLALPTGDLDKAIAFYTTLTPLVVVERFKDADGESVWLSNDQQAETPFVLVLVSFNKDKGNQLGLLHPFAHIGIEVPAREDVDALADRARELDCLHWEPRQMPDPIGYICALKDPDGNVVEISHDQRVFDSVRKKWGSS, encoded by the coding sequence GTGGCCACCGGTCTCACCTCGGCCCGCTGGACTCACCTCGCGCTGCCGACCGGCGATCTCGACAAGGCGATCGCGTTCTACACCACCCTGACTCCGCTGGTCGTGGTCGAGCGGTTCAAGGACGCCGACGGCGAGAGCGTCTGGCTCTCCAACGACCAGCAGGCCGAGACGCCGTTCGTGCTCGTCCTGGTGTCGTTCAACAAGGACAAGGGCAACCAGCTGGGCCTGCTGCACCCGTTCGCGCACATCGGCATCGAGGTGCCGGCGCGGGAGGACGTCGACGCGCTCGCGGACCGGGCCCGCGAGCTGGACTGCCTGCACTGGGAGCCCCGGCAGATGCCCGACCCCATCGGCTACATCTGCGCCCTGAAGGACCCCGACGGCAACGTCGTCGAGATCTCCCACGACCAGCGGGTCTTCGACTCGGTCCGCAAGAAGTGGGGTTCGTCCTGA
- a CDS encoding aldo/keto reductase has translation MHYRILGGTGIEVSQLCLGSMMFGAWGNTDEAECHRMVATALDAGVNFVDTADVYAFGESEEIIGRALKGRRDDVVLVSKVASRMPAGPLDRNRGGASRLWITRAVEDSLRRLGTDHLDVYLVHRPDPLTDVEETLGALSDLVRAGKVRAIGTSSFPAEEIVEAQWAARRGGSERFTVEQLSYSILARHAEAAALPTAGRHRMGVMVWSPLNGGWLTGKYRADAEPAADSRALRNSDHFDFADEQVRTRKLAVVEELVRLAAEEGCTLVELALRFVLAHPGVTSAVMGARTHDQLLSQLTAVDRPLSAEALDRIDELVTPGSVLNPLDVGYTPPALETAALRRR, from the coding sequence GTGCACTACCGGATTCTGGGTGGGACGGGCATCGAGGTGAGTCAGCTGTGCCTGGGGTCGATGATGTTCGGCGCCTGGGGCAACACCGACGAGGCGGAGTGCCACCGCATGGTGGCGACGGCGCTGGACGCCGGGGTCAACTTCGTCGACACCGCTGACGTGTACGCCTTCGGCGAGTCGGAGGAGATCATCGGCCGGGCCTTGAAGGGGCGGCGCGACGACGTCGTCCTGGTGTCGAAGGTCGCGAGCCGGATGCCCGCGGGCCCGCTCGACCGCAACCGGGGCGGCGCCTCCCGGCTGTGGATCACACGTGCCGTGGAGGACAGCCTGCGCCGACTGGGGACGGACCACCTGGACGTGTACCTCGTCCATCGCCCCGATCCCCTCACCGACGTCGAGGAGACCCTCGGTGCGCTCAGCGACCTGGTGCGGGCGGGCAAGGTGCGGGCGATCGGCACCTCCAGCTTCCCGGCCGAGGAGATCGTGGAGGCCCAGTGGGCGGCGCGGCGCGGTGGCAGCGAGCGGTTCACCGTGGAACAGCTGTCGTACTCGATCCTGGCCCGGCACGCGGAGGCCGCTGCCCTGCCCACCGCGGGGCGGCACCGCATGGGCGTCATGGTCTGGAGCCCGCTCAACGGCGGCTGGCTGACGGGCAAGTACCGGGCCGACGCCGAACCGGCGGCGGACTCGCGCGCGCTGAGGAACAGCGACCACTTCGACTTCGCCGACGAGCAGGTGCGTACGCGCAAGCTCGCCGTCGTCGAGGAACTCGTGCGCCTGGCCGCCGAGGAGGGCTGCACGCTCGTCGAGCTGGCGCTGCGGTTCGTGCTCGCCCATCCCGGCGTCACCTCGGCCGTCATGGGCGCGCGCACCCACGACCAGCTCCTGTCGCAGCTCACCGCCGTGGACCGGCCGCTGTCGGCCGAGGCGCTGGACCGGATCGACGAACTCGTCACGCCGGGCAGCGTGCTCAACCCGCTCGACGTCGGCTACACGCCGCCGGCGCTGGAGACCGCGGCACTGCGCCGCCGCTGA